The Silene latifolia isolate original U9 population chromosome Y, ASM4854445v1, whole genome shotgun sequence sequence TCCAAGCATAAATTTCAAAGTGAGAGTAATAGAGAGAGAGTAGTCgaaggagagaggaggaggagagtaTATGACTGCCGTCATCCTTATTTATCCTAAATTACAAAAGGCCAATCTCGAAATAAACTCAAGATCCGCATAAACACCTacgctctcgatcgagtgaaatgaaaccactcgatcgaggagaaagcttgacaatctgctcgatcgagtaaacagggTGCTCGACCAAAGACTTCAGAGGATggctatctcgatcgagtaaaggcagagctcgatcgaatgattcctggaggataaagcattcgatcgaccattatGAGTAGCAAAATGGATTGATCAAGCTATATAAGCACGGGTGGACTCCTTGACACATTCCGTGGCCACATCACCCATCTTTAAGTGACAGATCCCGAGCTCCGATTCCtcgttctccaaaatgcatgagaTTATGACAAGTTCATGCCTGATTTCGCTCCtttctggttcatacctgcaatttatacaaggcaaaccaaagtagactattcgggggcatttgtagctagacgCCACGTAAATAACAAAGAAATGTGTGtcaaaatgaggtaaaaaccctatataaaatacacgcatcacaccacatctcacaaaacaagCCCCCTTCCCTAATAAGCTCATCaatctttccttttcttttccactctccctcacaaccacatatatcCCATGTCCtccttacccaacacatatccctcataagtCGGCATTCCCCACTTCATAGCATCTGGTAACTTACATATCAAGACCGTcataaatgtaaaagaatgctttaagacccaaaacatataTGTGCACATAACCTATGACTCAAAACATACGTAAGAACGTAGCCTCCTAATCAAAACAACCgtccaaagaggtactcggtcgagtgcatgaagtactcggccgagtatagaaCACTCGCTcaagtaatgagactactcggccgagttcacgactccagaagctgaacaaAATTATCGcagaaagattactcggccgaatatgggttactcggtcgagtatgaaagttcctctgtcgagtaaggcctactcggtcgagtaccgacACATTTCTCAGCAACGTCCaggtttcgtaaaacagtcatatctcactcgttacttggtcattttgggagtgtgacctatcattagaatcgtaagaagataagctatcacctcaaaTTAGAATCACGGTAATATCATTTCAAGAActcaacttatgacagttttaagatagcccttccataatcggtcttcttacaaatcaaattttctaaacaaaacaacttaaatatgaataaggcaaacaataacaactcaattCTTCTAAAAACAAGTACATAGGTAAAATTTTATCATACCCATGTgtaaattaaacacaacattcatatatatagacgcatgacctcaatcacatgttactaccaACAGCCCacacattaacatcatcatgatcatatagacaTACTCCACATCACattaatgttggaatatgtgtcctccgacaataatgcgatcacgactgttgatcatgatgatcacatgtttaaatctcatgataaagaatacaattgagaaataatatttttactgtcaactgatcaacatatatcggtaatgattggctgactagagtttgacattactgtcgtgcgacggtggtgatcagttgatcccctagctcatacctatagggcaacactcttaattgatcatttaattaatcgtataatgttacgagttaattgaattacttgaaaattgacggacgattttggaagtaaaatttacgtatcacattgaaattgattaaaatgagatacggtctgagtaatcgaattatatcattactcagatgaaattattgtttaaggaaacaattaaatttgaatgaattattataaatacgatttataaattggtaaattattttggtacaagtaattatgaattactaagtcgatttttgcatatgacgtatttttattaatacgttgatttttaatatgttaaaacaaaatacataaaaaatttatgttacatatgacatgtggcaaattgataaattgacaaaaataatatggaatccatattatccaatgtgccgaaaattggaggagtattaagctaatattatgttgattgtattagtggaaggcatgatgattacctactaatctagccatgcaaccctattatgcattgtgaagacaaataattgcatgcattggctccctcccatgccccccttccacccggttttgtgagaggaaaaATCACTTGGGTTTTCCTCTTACTtcacctaatatacacaaaatgttttgtgtttttatcattcattcattattcatctaaactttgagttttagaaagagaaataaaaacttccttcttcctcctctccaaaccgaaaatattaagtgtcttataatatttttgggtcaatttcatacaagattaatattgtactagtaactataatattaattttaattaagagtaaactttgggtataaatccttgggagagatcctacacttgggtcttagttcatccaaaagggaaagctcaagaacaaaagagaaaggtgatctctcttgtgcccattaaaccaaaaatcacaatgtaagaacaatgtttcttccttattttgttttaatgtttgcatgcataagatcaatcattaattttatgacaaattaaattaaaacatatatgaatatgtaagtatatagatctacttatctttcaatcggtatcaagagccatggttgtttgcatgcaaatcggttaaaagtttttccgagttataaagattaacatataaaacttgtaaaatttgtgttattatgatatatcacgaaatttattcatgcatgttaaaatttctggtcctaaaatgttttaggatattttggttaaatttacggatttttattgttcatattatacaataatggcatttaaatgtgattttatgagtaaaaatgtcattttcggtctaaaattagctatacttcgaattttccagtgatttttggatatgttgtcacatatattattttgagataacctgtaaattgtcataatttttggacttgttatgctcgaaaaatggatttttcattattaaattcggatttaggtgaaaaataggttaatatgagataaatttcgaatctggtcatagaaatttagtatgttatcacatgcaattttacaagatgtgtgtaaaataatgggctataatgaagtctttttgcatgatttatggatttttgaagaaaaatagcataaatagtgacattattagtgaaaattaataaaacataatctatgactaaggaaaaacgttatatgttgcattttattatatttttcagatctaaaattgaaaagttaatgaatataatttttcccatgtttttatgattattttattaaaaaccgataaaccgcaacattgtttttccggaaacatttcgaaatttttaacctaagtttttgaacattatgagtgtcatggtatttttccagaatgttcatgagtttaaattttgaattttgaatttatttgaaattttatgatttatttgaagtttatagcttatttttgtaatttttagtccattaatgaacaattttataaatatgagttaattatggtcaaattattagtgaagactaaattttgagtcctaagaggttggggtaattaacttatgcataaatatgaatttatgtaattttttgtgattataaaatgttgaaatcatgcaaatccgtaaaaaccgagtaatatacgatattggctaattaaaggcgatttagcataaaattgggcatgttcatacatattataattctgcattttctttatgattgtcataattttaatttatgtaatttttgaattatgtaattttacttagtatggccttagattttaattggtatttcccgaaatgtatgggaatatcgattcggttgtaattttattgtgatctcgtatcaccgttttgtaatttaatagctttattttattttagttacaaatgtataataggaaattatgtaatttattatgtaattttattcattccggagttcccaaagacggatttcttcaagaatggcgatacataaagacggtgttacctcgagatgtgtgtcacaaccgaagttcaagggaccaatggagttggtttccgaatatgtaatagttaaatagtttttctattttaggaaaggccatactaggatttatttattttatgcttgcattttattttatgtcgcatgcatcgctaaatcgccataactaaaacatgcatcttctttcatgaAGTTAATTGACCGTGtgaattaaaattatcgtagttcaccgctttagttcacttaaaacgtgatagataatgaattgacatgacctctcgctaaaacaatcaattgagacatagccttaccaaatagtagaaaccatgaaaacctatttcgcgagggagtgcactcggctaccccggggtacaaaccttgttacgtaggggaagtgggtgataaatgtctatccaccgaattcatgttgataagggtttcatcggctaccccgtgcctaagttaatgtgggtttggataatggacacatttattcgaaatttggattgaactcaacaaaagttattgataagggtttcatcggctaccccgtggccttgttgatgtgttttgggctatagataaacattagagtaatattatcgaccaagacttctaaaagtagaatcgattaaaaggttaatccaccgagttatattgataaaggtttcatcggctaccccgtgcctaagttgatatgaatttgggtcttggaatcatttatctagttgggtagaggtcactagaaaaatgcataaaacttgtttaaatcatacatttttacgagtattattattaaaacgacatttgttttactcctattttgttttgtagaccacttctttttctcataacaaatggcaacaccaacaccaaacgctacgcctctcgctaatacttcTTGGcttcgatccttcatggatcgatttaaacttgaaaagaataggTCAAATTTcttcgattgggatgcccaactcaaattggccgcccaaggtgacgacaagcttcgttaccttaccgaggcctctccagccgaacctactactaggtcgaccgccgccactaggaaagcatatgaggcttaccaaaaggagtccgccgcaatgaaaaatgtcttgatatttgcgatggaggcggacctccaaaggagagcctttaaaatgggcaatgctaatgagatttactccaagcttgtgacaatgttttcacaaactccgcggatcgtccaatatgaggcggccgcggcattctttgatctcgacttcaaagagggccaaaaggttagccctcatgtgctcaaacttatggagcttgtcgagaccttgaaaattcaaaaggttgaaatccccaaagaactcattgtagataggattctacactccttgtccaaagtcaaagcatatgttcaattccgggtgaattttaacatgcaagacaaggatgtgtctcttgaagaattgcacaagttacttgtgcaagccgagagggacatggggttaaatgtgaacccaccaaaagatgtgcttaacataagcactaagagtaaggggaagttcaagaagaatgggaggaagggtaagaagcaaactcccacattcaccaaagctaagacttgtgaagctagcacttcaaaaatcaagaagggtcctcttgataaatgccattattgtaatggtatgggacattggaaaagaaattgttccaaataccttggtgatattaaggccggaaagattactccaaagaggtaaatgactatccttcttttatgtttctaattcaactatggtattatgatgcaaagttgtgataatgtatctccctttttatttgtaaatagggcctccaccaagcaaagacaagggaaaggaaaagcaagcatgagaaaccatcaagaagctagggatagctttcatggagttttgcttttcattgtctttctttaaattatgttttggattttagaaccttaagtttccgtgttcgacatggaaaggtattttggataatgggttgtatttggataatggtgacttgatttgcaacccaagtcacccgttttatcattttatccttttgttctaaaattcatgtttaaatgcttgttcttagaaacatataacttaaagcgatctaatagacaaatataatgacgggtttcattatatgtccacatgcttaaggcttgtgtatgatcatttataaagcgattttgagtctatgaactctcttaaaggtatgtcaatcaccaagtacacatatgaaatctaaaactattagtcaacctatgaggtagttctccttatacttcaaatcattatttgtgtctcatatgctatctttgattctatagtgtatttattctaaagatagagtgggagaaaaatgaggacacaacatacgagacaagataaaaaattgtgtacttgtgtaaatgaagatctacgcaagaaagaatgatttgaatgaaggtatatctatttacatagtataccaaatagatgagatctatggtctcaagtaagttctatatgacaaaagagaccaagtgaagtaatcgaaagaacatattcttatgataactacacgaggagaccaaaagaaagttttggaagaaaaatgactaatgtacaGTCTTAACAACTTTTTGACTAAGttttatatgataaattttgaccaatagtttcaaccttgagatttacttaagagcctaaatgaatcatagtaacatactagttatgatcgagttgcaaagattgatataccgatatcttcaatggctaagttttaaccacgcaaatgtcattgcttaacctcattatgaaatggttaaacctccttccgaaagggtatttcgaaggacgtgttctagatattatttatatttgaataatgacattgctacacatcattatgacatgagtgtgttagagatttgaaatctctttacgtaaggttaaaatgagacctcttcgaaataggtattttgaagggatatgatgggaacatatatggttttatcttaataacttggcaatgcaatttatatttcaattcttgaaaagttttgattgataagtcaattttgaaatatgtggaattgagtgggagttaggaaattatcatgtgaagacattgaatttagtgggagctatcatcctttgaatgtttacaactcaccactcattaaagaatgactaGCTAACACCTTCTTTCAcagaggaagttttgagttttcaattctggatgaatttggactatgatgaatccaattacgacaagaaatattggattagtattaagaaatacacatcatatcaacatacacataggttattcatataaatgaaaatggaattgccattagcagtcatggtcgttcattgaacctatgaatggttgatctcatgattattagtaactaatgtttccgccattagaaaaatcatgcacatgtccaatagtgaatcatatgcataaaagcatgatgattcattggtaagccataatagaaacatcatgaattctcaagtagaatccgatgagcgatttcggtatTTGACGAAATgctctattatgtgttaagaggttgcacatattatagaaagttcgaacacacgtaaagatttatggaaATCctaacttttcaaatcaaaaggaGAGATAAGAAGCTTTGTAAAGAATACGAACTTCTTTGCTTGTCTTATTGAAATTTTCAATGATGGATGATTTTGGTGAATTGAAAAAATCATatttttcttgagcttctttATGAGCACTACGAACACCATTGCCAATATGTTTTCGAAATCTTTCATGAGCTCGGTTCCAACCTTTAAACCCATCTGTCACAAATTTATCAGTCCCTGGAATACTTGTTTTGTCCTTAAACAAGTAGCACACAAAACAAAAGGCTGCATCTTTTTCAATGCTATATTCAAGCCAATTATACTTCTCATACCAAGCTTCTTTAAAGTGACGCTTACAAGGCTTAAGCCGAGTTCCGAATTCAGTTCGAGGAAAGGAGTGATTACGTGGTTGAAACACCCCTTTGCTGATGAATCCCCTTCTTATCATATCTTGATCATTAGGAGGGTAGGACGATATGGGTATTCTTTTCCCAGGATCACAAGGAAGAAGATCAGCATCATAGACAAATTCCTCATTGATAGGAACATTTGAACCATTTGCTCTTGTTTCATTTTGGGGTGTATCTTCTGATGGGACCACTTGCTCTTCTTGAGTAGTATATATTTCATCAATAACTCCACTTTGAGGTTCAGTTTGATGCGGAGAGGACGAGGAACTAGACTTTTCGGACTTCCCCAACAAAGAAGTCGGATATAAGTCCTGTTTATACTTTCTCTTCTTCATCTAGCCATCAATAAAACCATAAACAACTAAGTAATTATAAAACAAGAAGCATGATTCACACTATTTTAATAGCTAAAATCGTAAAAAGTGCATCAAACATCAATAATTCAATATAGTTATCAAAAGTGGCGACAAATTGCAGTATTGCAGTGATGTATTAATGTATTATGTATACTGTATAGCCAAACGCCCAAACTGCCATTCTGCCAAAGTGCATCAAACATTTCAATCCATCATCCATGAATCATGATCCCAATTTCCAAATTCTATCAGATTATTATCAAACTTTCAAACACCATTATACATTTTACATTTATACACAAAACTGAAAACCGTAATTCTAATTTCTGTCTTTCTGATGTTACCCAACTTAGATTACTTAGTTCATTCAACTAATAAAAGTAATAGATTAAACATGAAACATCTAGTATACTAACTAATAAAATAATTCTATTAAATTCGAATTGGGGATTTGCAATTTAGGGTTTCAGTTTTGATCATAGAGACATAGAGTAATTTAGATTAGGTCAATACCTTGTTTGAAGCAGGGAAGGACATACCGCCTTTTAACAAGGTGTCGTGCACTCGTGCCGTCGTGGGTGGCTGACGTTGTCAGTTGTCACGTTGATGGTCGACTCGACGGGTGGAGGAACCGAGGAACTGAGAAGCGTGAGGTTTGAGAATTGAGAAGTGAGGTTTTCCTTTCTTGGGAAGAGAAGAGGAAGCGTATACGGTATACATCAAGCGTGTATACTCAGCCTGAcgttttgtttcatttttttttttttttttttttttataaaagtacacgtttttttttttttttggaggggGATGCAAGTGCACCCCCTGCACCCCCTCCAAAAACGCCACTGGCTGTGGCTGGTAGAGGTTGCGTAGTGTCGTGGGCCGGGCGTGGGTGCTAGGGCGTGGCATAGGCTCGGCCTAGTGTCGGGCAAAGGGTAGTTTACGGGTTAATGTTGTCGTTTAATATTAGTTTGTGCCATGATATTTATTATATGCGTTATTTGTTGCTTAGGAACGGAAGTGGTAGCCGAGCTTTCTTGCTATTCTGTGATATAGCTGTTGCGATGGTCTGCTGCTGAGGTATGTTTTACTTACTCAACCTTTGCTAAGtatttaattgctttttaatgATGGATGAAGTATGATTGAATGATTATTGTGTTGAAAGAGTTATATTAATGATTTTGGAACGGTCGTATACTGAGTATTTTCATATAGTATGGTGCTGCGACGGTCTTATACTGAATTCAtattgat is a genomic window containing:
- the LOC141631942 gene encoding uncharacterized protein LOC141631942, with product MKKRKYKQDLYPTSLLGKSEKSSSSSSPHQTEPQSGVIDEIYTTQEEQVVPSEDTPQNETRANGSNVPINEEFVYDADLLPCDPGKRIPISSYPPNDQDMIRRGFISKGVFQPRNHSFPRTEFGTRLKPCKRHFKEAWYEKYNWLEYSIEKDAAFCFVCYLFKDKTSIPGTDKFVTDGFKGWNRAHERFRKHIGNGVRSAHKEAQEKYDFFNSPKSSIIENFNKTSKEVRILYKASYLSF